A window of the Desulforapulum autotrophicum HRM2 genome harbors these coding sequences:
- the infA gene encoding translation initiation factor IF-1 produces MAKEEPIKVEGTVLETLPNAMFKVELENKHQLLAHISGKMRMHFIKILPGDKVTVEMSPYDLSRGRITYRYK; encoded by the coding sequence ATGGCAAAGGAAGAACCCATAAAGGTAGAAGGGACAGTGCTTGAAACGCTGCCCAATGCCATGTTCAAGGTTGAGCTTGAAAACAAGCATCAGCTCCTTGCACATATTTCGGGCAAGATGAGAATGCACTTTATCAAGATTCTGCCGGGTGACAAGGTTACTGTTGAAATGTCACCTTACGATCTGAGCCGGGGCAGGATTACATACCGCTATAAATAG